The following coding sequences lie in one Phragmites australis chromosome 8, lpPhrAust1.1, whole genome shotgun sequence genomic window:
- the LOC133926625 gene encoding THO complex subunit 4D-like isoform X1, with the protein MATSLDVPLDDLIKSRSGRGRGRGRGQGGGQGRGDSQRLACGSWRGRVAGTFRGRGLGVPSRRPLGVNTRSSSFAIAKSFNKPKDFVWRHDLFEDSMVAAGLSGRESGTKLYISNLHYGVTKEDIQELFSEMGHLKHCAVHYDNNRRPTGSAEMIFTRRSEALGALKRYNNVHLDGKAMKIEVIGADLGLSTAVAHRISVAPGARGRGQRVVMMPGANGYGRGASGSSNSLPGWKRGGFAQRWGGQGHGRGRGRGRGSGRSFGQGRGRGYGRMGPVGKSAEQLDKELDNYHYGAMNVD; encoded by the exons ATGGCAACATCTTTGGATGTTCCGCTGGATGATTTGATTAAGAGCAGAAGTGGgaggggaagaggaagaggcaggGGACAAGGAGGGGGTCAGGGCAGAGGTGACAGCCAAAGATTGGCCTGTGGTTCATGGCGTGGGCGTGTTGCTGGCACCTTCCGTGGCAGGGGGCTAGGTGTGCCTTCACGAAGGCCACTTGGTGTTAATACTCGATCCTCGTCATTTGCTATTGCCAAG TCATTCAATAAACCTAAGGATTTTGTGTGGAGACATGATTTGTTTGAGGATAGCATGGTGGCTGCTGGGCTTTCTGGGAGAGAATCTGGAACAAAGCTGTATATTTCAAATTTGCACTATGGAGTGACAAAGGAAGATATACAG GAGCTTTTTTCTGAAATGGGTCATTTGAAGCACTGTGCTGTTCATTACGACAATAATAGGCGCCCAACT GGTTCAGCTGAGATGATATTCACTAGGAGAAGTGAAGCTCTTGGGGCATTGAAGCGATATAATAATGTGCATCTTGATGGGAAGGCAATGAAGATCGAAGTGATAGGAGCAGATTTGGGCCTATCTACTGCTGTCGCACACCGAATTAGTGTTGCTCCTGGTGCAAGGGGAAGAGGGCAGAGAGTTGTAATGAT gcCTGGTGCAAATGGGTATGGTCGAGGTGCGTCTGGCTCATCTAATTCGCTTCCTGG GTGGAAGCGTGGAGGTTTTGCTCAAAGATGGGGAGGACAAGGGCACGGtcgtggccgtggccgtggccgtggcaGTGGGCGTAGCTTTGGTCAGGGGCGTGGACGTGGCTATGGACGGATGGGACCTGTGGGGAAATCAGCTGAACAATTGGACAAGGAGCTTGACAACTACCATTATGGTGCGATGAATGTCGACTAA
- the LOC133926625 gene encoding THO complex subunit 4D-like isoform X2, with the protein MSFNKPKDFVWRHDLFEDSMVAAGLSGRESGTKLYISNLHYGVTKEDIQELFSEMGHLKHCAVHYDNNRRPTGSAEMIFTRRSEALGALKRYNNVHLDGKAMKIEVIGADLGLSTAVAHRISVAPGARGRGQRVVMMPGANGYGRGASGSSNSLPGWKRGGFAQRWGGQGHGRGRGRGRGSGRSFGQGRGRGYGRMGPVGKSAEQLDKELDNYHYGAMNVD; encoded by the exons ATG TCATTCAATAAACCTAAGGATTTTGTGTGGAGACATGATTTGTTTGAGGATAGCATGGTGGCTGCTGGGCTTTCTGGGAGAGAATCTGGAACAAAGCTGTATATTTCAAATTTGCACTATGGAGTGACAAAGGAAGATATACAG GAGCTTTTTTCTGAAATGGGTCATTTGAAGCACTGTGCTGTTCATTACGACAATAATAGGCGCCCAACT GGTTCAGCTGAGATGATATTCACTAGGAGAAGTGAAGCTCTTGGGGCATTGAAGCGATATAATAATGTGCATCTTGATGGGAAGGCAATGAAGATCGAAGTGATAGGAGCAGATTTGGGCCTATCTACTGCTGTCGCACACCGAATTAGTGTTGCTCCTGGTGCAAGGGGAAGAGGGCAGAGAGTTGTAATGAT gcCTGGTGCAAATGGGTATGGTCGAGGTGCGTCTGGCTCATCTAATTCGCTTCCTGG GTGGAAGCGTGGAGGTTTTGCTCAAAGATGGGGAGGACAAGGGCACGGtcgtggccgtggccgtggccgtggcaGTGGGCGTAGCTTTGGTCAGGGGCGTGGACGTGGCTATGGACGGATGGGACCTGTGGGGAAATCAGCTGAACAATTGGACAAGGAGCTTGACAACTACCATTATGGTGCGATGAATGTCGACTAA